The genomic DNA GCCAGACCCTCCGTGAGTTCGTGACCGACGCGCTCCGCGCCGCCGTCGCCCATGCCGACGAGGACTGACCGCTATGGCCAGCATCGTCAAGCGTGAAGGCCCCCGTGGTGTCAGCTACCTGGTCCGGTACCGGCTCGACTCAGGGGAACAGCGATCCAAGGCGTTCCGCACCAAGAAGGAGGCCGAGGCCTTCGCCTCGATCACCGAGGCCGACAAGGTGCGCGGCGAACTGATCGACCCGAGATCCGGCAAGGTCACCTTCGCTGACTGG from Microthrixaceae bacterium includes the following:
- a CDS encoding toxin-antitoxin system HicB family antitoxin, translating into MARIHYEIPDDLHRRAKAAAALKGQTLREFVTDALRAAVAHADED